A region of Brevinema andersonii DNA encodes the following proteins:
- the dnaE gene encoding DNA polymerase III subunit alpha, whose amino-acid sequence MSSFVPLHVQSHYSILHAIPTIDELIEKTLEYKYTAFALTDRNNMHAVPEFGKKALSSGIKPIFGTQLDIMEESRFSRRPQKGEPEIPSYSLILLAKNHTGYQNLLKIISNGYDDGNFGRFNADKNLLKDFSEGLICLSSDYTGELWHYAYKKNIDKLHQTINFYQELFGKDNFFIEIQDRNIPQDKTANHILIESAYQFDIPLIASNPVKYMQPEDLILLDIVTCIKEKETMANTSPRNGTEYFKSETEMYELFKDIPEAITNTKYVAESCESIPFQAEGDQSPQYAVPLGMTSEQFLREKSMQALTLKFNGNLPPKYKERLDWELNMICKMGFPNYFLVVGDFVQYAKKNGILVGPGRGSAAGALLSYALDITNIDPLRYDLLFERFLNPERVSMPDIDIDFEDERRDEVKEYLRTRYGNDKTADVVTFGYNKAKAVLKDVGRVLDIPLKRVSEISALMDANADLAQQSEVLSELKNILNGPNEQEIQWILYSIQLANRIRNLGTHASALIVSRRKLSDIVPLYKDRSNTVTTQFEGKYLEDNGLLKMDILGLSNLGIIKDCLQQIFIHYHKRIDPNEIPLDDPKVFELFSSGRTAGIFQFESQGMTSYIKQLQPTNIEDLIAMNALYRPGPMDNIPSFIQRKHGLQEIDCYHPDLEPVLKNTYGIIVYQEQVMQIAQILSGFSLGEADVVRRIMAKKKPDELEKIRPQWINRAVARGYDASLAEHLFQLLIPFSNYAFNKSHAVAYSVLAYQTAWLKVHYPAEFMASLMSFNTNKHEDLAKYITEIRKSNIDILAPDINISEGNFTVEYKNKIPYIRYGFNAIKGLGEKVSEEITRERKWGGKYRSVEDFVERTANSSDIRKNNTEILIKAGAFDSLFDPKEVIVEKAIILNPQNLNMLYSYYEKKETDPDANFSLFSIEEIKAASDGGLKFDRNIPPLTTQQEFQNEVKVFGFYFTGKLFNTIYQKTGKLSSYKDELKEILPLNTQISLLGYVSDINIMHSNRRSWGRFTLNTENDAIILFLFGDKLEKFEQTVTEHSFIFLKAQIIERKNKKEAENTIEKTYDIIDFILLDKTPTLNEVHILLPEIIPSENYTTLQQLQQFAKEGYQQKAHITIVFHINKYNNPLKSNATYRIKKSPELLTLLDSPLFLSYWFL is encoded by the coding sequence ATGAGTTCTTTTGTTCCTTTACATGTTCAATCACATTATTCTATTCTGCATGCAATACCAACTATTGATGAACTAATTGAAAAGACACTTGAATATAAATATACTGCATTTGCGCTTACAGACAGAAACAATATGCATGCGGTTCCTGAATTTGGAAAAAAAGCATTAAGCTCTGGGATAAAACCGATTTTTGGGACACAGCTGGATATTATGGAAGAATCAAGATTTTCACGACGACCCCAAAAAGGTGAACCTGAAATTCCCAGTTATTCTCTTATTTTACTAGCGAAAAATCACACTGGTTATCAAAATTTATTAAAAATCATTTCCAATGGATACGATGACGGCAATTTTGGACGTTTTAATGCTGATAAAAATTTACTTAAAGATTTTTCTGAAGGACTTATTTGTCTTTCATCTGATTACACAGGTGAACTCTGGCACTACGCTTACAAAAAAAATATTGACAAACTTCATCAAACAATCAATTTTTATCAAGAACTTTTTGGAAAAGACAATTTTTTTATTGAAATTCAAGATAGAAATATTCCTCAAGATAAAACAGCTAACCATATTCTAATAGAATCTGCATATCAGTTTGATATTCCGCTTATTGCATCCAATCCAGTTAAATATATGCAACCAGAAGATTTAATTTTACTCGATATCGTAACATGTATTAAAGAAAAAGAAACAATGGCAAACACATCTCCACGTAATGGTACTGAATATTTCAAATCAGAAACTGAGATGTATGAATTATTCAAAGACATTCCAGAAGCCATTACCAATACAAAATATGTAGCTGAATCTTGTGAATCCATTCCATTTCAAGCGGAAGGAGACCAAAGTCCACAATATGCTGTACCACTGGGAATGACAAGTGAACAATTTCTGCGTGAAAAAAGCATGCAAGCACTAACCTTAAAATTCAACGGAAATTTACCACCAAAATATAAAGAACGCTTAGATTGGGAACTTAATATGATTTGCAAGATGGGATTTCCGAACTATTTTTTAGTAGTTGGTGATTTTGTACAGTATGCTAAAAAAAATGGTATTTTGGTTGGTCCAGGGCGAGGATCAGCTGCAGGAGCTTTGCTTAGTTATGCTCTGGATATTACTAATATTGACCCTTTAAGATATGATTTGCTTTTTGAAAGATTTCTGAATCCCGAACGCGTCTCAATGCCGGATATTGATATTGACTTTGAAGACGAACGGCGTGATGAAGTAAAAGAATATTTACGTACACGCTATGGTAACGATAAAACAGCTGACGTTGTCACGTTCGGCTACAACAAAGCAAAAGCAGTATTAAAAGATGTAGGACGTGTTTTGGATATTCCACTCAAACGAGTCAGCGAGATTTCAGCGTTAATGGATGCTAATGCAGACCTTGCACAACAGTCTGAGGTTTTATCCGAACTAAAAAATATTCTCAATGGTCCTAATGAACAAGAAATTCAATGGATCTTATATTCTATTCAATTAGCAAACCGCATCCGCAACTTAGGCACTCATGCTTCTGCATTGATTGTTTCGAGGCGAAAGCTTTCGGATATTGTGCCTCTATACAAAGATCGTTCTAATACTGTTACAACACAGTTTGAAGGTAAATACCTTGAAGACAATGGTTTGCTTAAGATGGATATTCTTGGGCTTTCCAACTTGGGAATCATTAAAGACTGTCTGCAACAAATTTTTATTCACTATCACAAACGTATCGATCCCAACGAAATACCACTGGACGATCCAAAAGTTTTTGAATTATTCAGTTCGGGACGAACAGCAGGCATTTTTCAATTCGAATCTCAAGGCATGACCTCATACATCAAACAGCTGCAGCCAACCAATATTGAAGATTTAATTGCCATGAATGCTCTGTATCGCCCTGGACCTATGGATAATATTCCGTCATTTATCCAGCGCAAGCATGGCTTACAAGAAATTGATTGTTATCATCCCGACCTTGAGCCCGTTCTCAAGAATACATACGGCATTATTGTTTATCAAGAACAAGTTATGCAGATTGCGCAGATACTTTCAGGATTTTCTCTGGGTGAAGCCGATGTTGTACGTCGGATCATGGCTAAGAAAAAACCAGACGAACTTGAAAAAATACGTCCGCAATGGATCAACAGAGCTGTTGCACGAGGATATGATGCTTCATTAGCAGAACATTTATTTCAATTGCTGATCCCATTTTCAAATTATGCCTTTAATAAGTCTCATGCTGTGGCATATTCAGTACTGGCATACCAGACAGCTTGGCTGAAAGTACATTATCCTGCAGAATTTATGGCATCTTTAATGAGTTTTAACACTAACAAACATGAAGATTTAGCAAAATATATAACCGAAATCCGAAAAAGCAACATTGATATACTTGCTCCTGATATTAATATCAGTGAAGGAAATTTTACCGTAGAATATAAAAACAAAATTCCTTATATTCGTTATGGTTTCAATGCTATTAAAGGATTAGGAGAAAAAGTCAGCGAAGAAATCACCCGTGAGCGAAAATGGGGAGGAAAATATCGCAGTGTTGAAGATTTTGTTGAACGCACAGCTAATAGTAGCGATATTCGAAAAAATAATACAGAAATTCTTATCAAAGCAGGTGCTTTTGATTCTCTTTTTGATCCTAAAGAAGTAATAGTGGAAAAAGCAATTATTTTAAATCCGCAAAATCTCAATATGTTATATTCTTACTATGAAAAAAAAGAAACAGATCCCGATGCAAATTTTTCTTTATTTTCAATTGAAGAAATAAAAGCTGCTTCAGACGGAGGATTAAAATTCGACAGAAATATTCCTCCCCTTACTACTCAACAAGAATTTCAAAATGAAGTTAAAGTTTTCGGATTTTATTTTACTGGAAAACTATTCAATACAATTTACCAAAAAACCGGAAAATTAAGTAGTTATAAAGACGAATTAAAAGAAATTCTGCCTCTCAATACTCAGATCAGTTTACTGGGCTATGTTAGTGATATCAATATTATGCATAGCAATAGACGGTCTTGGGGACGCTTTACATTAAATACAGAAAATGATGCTATTATATTATTTTTATTTGGCGATAAATTAGAAAAATTTGAACAAACTGTAACGGAACATAGTTTTATTTTTCTCAAAGCACAAATTATCGAAAGAAAAAATAAAAAAGAAGCAGAAAATACTATCGAAAAAACATATGATATAATTGATTTTATTTTGCTGGACAAAACACCTACTTTAAATGAAGTTCATATTTTACTTCCGGAAATCATTCCTTCAGAAAATTATACTACTTTACAGCAACTACAACAATTTGCAAAAGAAGGTTATCAGCAAAAAGCACATATTACTATTGTTTTTCATATTAACAAATACAACAATCCTTTAAAATCTAATGCTACTTACCGAATTAAAAAATCACCAGAACTATTGACATTGCTTGATTCTCCACTATTTTTAAGTTATTGGTTTTTATAG
- a CDS encoding purine-nucleoside phosphorylase — protein sequence MPYNKQQIFETVDFFRSKNIKKIDIAVVLGSGLSSIVDIFPDKEIIPYHQVPNMNSSSVAGHSSNFVYVEHHGKNVLLMQGRRHMYEGHDAFTTAFPIAVAGELNARTAILTNAAGSINPDIHVGDIMLISDHIKTQNDSPLIGVEGNQRFLDMQNAYDVSLLPHLSEAFGVKSGIYGSVLGPQYETPAEVQMFRKLGIDAVGMSTVMETILARYYKMRVLGFSMITNQAAGLGAVPINHEEVLQQGKSAGGRLASIVGHLLICNTANL from the coding sequence ATGCCATATAATAAACAACAAATCTTTGAAACAGTTGACTTTTTTAGAAGTAAAAATATTAAAAAAATTGATATTGCTGTAGTTTTAGGTTCTGGATTGTCTTCTATCGTTGATATTTTTCCGGATAAGGAAATTATTCCTTATCATCAAGTGCCCAATATGAATAGTTCTAGTGTTGCGGGCCATTCAAGTAATTTCGTATATGTTGAGCATCATGGCAAGAATGTTTTGTTGATGCAAGGGAGACGCCATATGTACGAAGGTCATGATGCCTTTACAACTGCGTTTCCCATTGCTGTTGCTGGAGAACTTAACGCTCGTACAGCAATATTGACGAATGCGGCTGGTTCAATCAATCCAGATATTCATGTGGGTGATATTATGCTTATTTCCGATCATATCAAAACGCAGAATGATTCTCCATTGATTGGAGTAGAAGGAAATCAACGTTTTCTAGATATGCAGAATGCTTATGATGTTAGTTTACTACCTCATCTTAGTGAAGCATTTGGTGTTAAATCTGGAATATATGGTTCAGTGCTGGGTCCTCAGTACGAAACGCCAGCTGAAGTGCAAATGTTCCGTAAATTAGGAATAGATGCAGTAGGGATGTCGACTGTGATGGAAACTATTTTAGCGCGGTATTACAAAATGAGGGTACTTGGTTTTTCGATGATTACTAATCAAGCAGCTGGGTTGGGGGCGGTTCCTATAAATCATGAAGAAGTATTACAACAAGGAAAGTCAGCTGGTGGTCGACTTGCTTCTATTGTTGGCCATTTGTTGATTTGTAATACAGCAAATCTATAA
- a CDS encoding YebC/PmpR family DNA-binding transcriptional regulator, with protein MAGHSKWANIKHRKGAQDAKRSNLFSKLAKDIIIAAKNGSDPGLNIRLRAAIDKARSANMPKDNIERALKRGSGELDGVNYESFVYEGYGPGGVAVLVNVTTDNKNRAAADVRNVFSKFGGSLGEPNCVAWMFNMKGYMVFDSTLVDENNLMEAALEAGADDVISEDGVIEVFISLENYNTVSDFLENAGFKPNSSEITQVPQNKIALDKEKTISFLKLVDALEDLDDVSSVSSNADLDAQAAQEFHS; from the coding sequence ATGGCAGGTCATAGTAAATGGGCCAATATAAAACATAGAAAAGGTGCACAAGATGCAAAACGTAGTAATTTGTTCTCAAAGCTAGCTAAAGATATTATTATTGCAGCAAAAAATGGTTCCGATCCTGGTTTGAATATACGGTTGAGAGCAGCTATTGATAAAGCACGCAGTGCTAATATGCCCAAAGATAATATAGAACGCGCACTTAAACGTGGATCAGGTGAGCTTGATGGTGTGAATTATGAATCATTTGTTTATGAAGGATATGGTCCTGGAGGAGTTGCGGTATTGGTGAATGTGACGACGGATAATAAAAATAGAGCTGCAGCTGATGTTCGTAATGTGTTCTCGAAATTTGGAGGAAGTTTGGGTGAGCCGAATTGTGTTGCTTGGATGTTTAATATGAAAGGGTATATGGTATTTGATAGTACTTTAGTTGATGAGAACAATTTGATGGAAGCGGCATTAGAGGCAGGTGCTGATGATGTAATTTCTGAAGATGGGGTTATTGAAGTATTTATTTCCTTAGAAAACTACAATACAGTGAGTGATTTTTTAGAAAATGCTGGCTTTAAACCTAATAGTTCTGAAATTACTCAAGTACCTCAAAATAAAATTGCACTCGATAAGGAAAAAACAATATCTTTTCTCAAATTGGTAGATGCTTTGGAAGACTTGGATGATGTGTCGAGTGTGTCCAGTAATGCTGATCTTGATGCGCAAGCAGCTCAAGAGTTTCATAGTTAA
- a CDS encoding OmpL47-type beta-barrel domain-containing protein has protein sequence MKKKWLITSFLFTTVMLYAQEAEVTAPEEPAQEVAVDTEQQETSVLENETSPTEKMFVDNVGYTLKQGDMLYASPMARFEVQGVDEQSGLENIFVSIDGGEYAFYKAPIALTEEGNHTISYKFVDRVGNVSYSKVFEVYIDATAPRVLEPLFDPIPYKASGYTYVGLNTKIRFKMFDDITGVAFTEFSTNNQDFVRYENEFTLSNLGYSSNTILHLYYKATDMVSNVTEVRKTTLYLDATPPVVDVFARAYETNGIRYISSRDPIYVGAFDNETKVDKILFSINDGEYQKYDEEIAIRLKDADEYDIKVKAVDIVGNESEEVVYSVVVDMQAPSGDASYIGDENSMTTESSQPMTEEENSSNSFEEEKNEKDTDSVVVPTEEEPTTLAVEASNEVPSGEISPVTE, from the coding sequence ATGAAAAAAAAGTGGCTTATAACTTCATTTTTATTTACAACTGTAATGCTTTATGCCCAAGAAGCTGAAGTAACGGCTCCTGAAGAACCTGCTCAAGAGGTTGCCGTTGATACAGAACAACAAGAAACATCTGTGCTTGAAAATGAGACATCTCCTACAGAAAAAATGTTTGTTGATAATGTGGGTTATACCTTAAAACAGGGTGATATGCTTTATGCTTCGCCAATGGCTCGCTTTGAAGTACAAGGTGTTGATGAACAATCAGGATTGGAAAATATATTTGTTTCCATTGACGGAGGTGAATATGCTTTTTATAAAGCTCCTATTGCATTAACAGAAGAGGGTAATCATACAATTTCTTATAAATTTGTTGATAGAGTAGGAAATGTGTCTTATTCCAAAGTTTTTGAGGTGTATATTGATGCTACGGCGCCTCGAGTATTAGAACCTTTATTTGATCCGATACCCTATAAGGCGTCTGGATATACTTATGTTGGGTTGAATACAAAGATTAGATTTAAAATGTTTGATGATATAACAGGTGTTGCATTTACTGAGTTTTCCACTAATAATCAAGATTTTGTCCGGTATGAAAATGAATTTACTTTATCAAACCTAGGATATTCTTCAAATACTATTTTGCATTTGTATTATAAAGCTACTGATATGGTCAGCAATGTTACAGAAGTTCGGAAAACAACTTTATATTTAGATGCTACACCTCCTGTTGTTGATGTTTTTGCCCGTGCCTATGAAACTAATGGTATTCGTTATATTTCTTCACGTGATCCTATTTATGTGGGTGCGTTTGATAATGAGACCAAAGTGGATAAGATTTTATTTTCTATTAATGATGGTGAATATCAAAAATATGATGAAGAAATTGCGATTAGGCTCAAAGATGCTGATGAATATGATATCAAAGTGAAAGCTGTTGATATTGTCGGAAATGAAAGTGAGGAAGTTGTGTATAGTGTTGTTGTTGATATGCAAGCTCCTTCAGGTGATGCATCTTATATTGGTGACGAGAATAGCATGACTACCGAATCTTCTCAACCTATGACTGAAGAAGAGAATTCATCTAATTCATTTGAAGAAGAAAAAAATGAGAAAGATACTGATTCTGTTGTAGTGCCTACAGAAGAAGAACCTACTACATTAGCTGTTGAAGCCAGTAATGAAGTACCTTCTGGCGAAATATCTCCTGTTACTGAGTAA
- a CDS encoding chemotaxis protein CheW, with translation MEKQFVAFEAVGNRYCIEIMDVQEVCRENTMTYMPNFPDFVEGVINLRGRITPIISIHKKIYSQKWSVEEQNRDNFFDLPKSELSLESKSSHEKDVGNKHQQVKTSSYKLIIVKIGSVLVGLLVDNLDKILTANDSDIQNAEAMGHMNQAVILGILHVGEEIYVVLNTKSILDSEEEQALHAQLNGN, from the coding sequence ATGGAAAAGCAATTTGTGGCTTTCGAAGCTGTAGGTAATCGCTATTGTATTGAAATAATGGATGTACAGGAAGTGTGTCGCGAAAATACAATGACATATATGCCTAATTTTCCTGATTTTGTTGAAGGTGTTATTAATCTTCGGGGAAGAATAACACCTATTATCTCTATACATAAAAAAATATATTCTCAAAAATGGTCTGTTGAAGAACAAAATAGAGATAATTTTTTTGATCTGCCCAAGAGTGAGTTGTCATTAGAATCCAAATCTTCTCATGAAAAGGATGTTGGCAATAAACATCAACAGGTAAAAACATCTTCCTATAAACTGATTATTGTAAAAATAGGTTCTGTACTTGTTGGGTTGTTAGTAGATAATTTGGATAAAATTCTTACTGCAAATGATTCTGATATTCAAAATGCGGAAGCAATGGGTCATATGAATCAGGCTGTTATTTTGGGTATTTTGCATGTAGGGGAAGAAATTTACGTTGTCTTAAATACAAAAAGTATTCTTGACAGTGAAGAAGAACAGGCACTTCATGCCCAATTAAATGGTAATTAG